The Hymenobacter sp. DG01 genome has a segment encoding these proteins:
- a CDS encoding Eco57I restriction-modification methylase domain-containing protein: MKLHSLLPSQALDLAYRRQKAHRATLDTFEQARRQLLPELDAAQDEADMVLPLTKFLNAVGFAGYYINSHKKRDLVMRTGPQATDPFGVLFELKHQKNKAEMVQPGNLNRKALHELLLYYFQERTSEQQLPELRQLVITSGYEWFIFDAHEFHRVFWKYPELRQQFQKFKQGQTTAGDTSHFYQDIARPLLDKLETEVKFTYFTLDPRDEKGQRKELGERGRVWLSKVFSAPHLLKEPFAQDANTLNRAFYEELLYLMGLEEIKDKGRKLIQRCAPERQQRGSLLENTLVQLRAEDMLRNLPADELSTYGDTPEAQAEGVALALCLTWVSRLLFLKLLEGQLRRYHQPGPDQPFRFLDPQQLKEYDLLNRLFYRILNRPTPEREQPEAGLYPHVPYLNSSLFEPSALERVTLRISGLDDMIPLPLLGSKGKGKGSRSVLRQDAAGLHPTALTYLLRFLDAYDFASEGSEAVQDDERPLISAAVLGLIFEKINGYRDGSFYTPGFITMYMCRHTLRRAVVRHFNERYGWQADDVSSLAEQIADETKRRPEFSQAFNELRVLDPAVGSGHFLVSALNELLAIKSELGLLLDDEGKRLRYRLTVARDELAVTSDEDDTLFEYRATWDETAQTRRVGREHTRLQSALFREKRHLIEHCLYGVDLNPNSVRICRLRLWIELLKHAYYTPESQFRELETLPNLELNVRAGNSLISRYPLGADLTEVFRKKDFSLAAYRRAVGEFFSARGREQKQVLEDFLQRLKDQFRTDIQRHDPLLKRITRAKEDLLRAELDQKPDLFGKARLSADDAWAKQTTARLNLEKLEQERQQREQGTLFRDAFEWRFEFPEVLNPDGSFRGFDAVLGNPPYVAQIQDKQIKEALKKTFVTSQYQLDLYVAFIEMSVRLLKGGGMISFITPNSWLKNMMFSEARKFILNNLSINELVPNLPNVFTEANVDSAIFIAEKNATIEPLQVIRFEKGQFNQGHVVDTTRFLSNERYVFDVESDSDTSVVLNSMRKVAVQLQDLCDITRGVNSYDKARGQTDEIIKNRGYHADFRKDSTYVPELKGKHIRPFSYKWDGTSYISYGTWLAAPREPKFFTGSRLIMRQVLGDTLFCTIIKEDMVIDQSVFIAKLNTNTNNKYSLEYILGVLASPTLAYYFKRAANEFDDLFPKIKIGEFRELPIPTATAEQQAPIVALVEQVLAAKAADATADTQPLEQQIDALVAALYGLTPAETALLTA, from the coding sequence ATGAAACTCCATTCTCTGCTACCCTCCCAGGCCCTCGACCTGGCTTATCGTCGTCAGAAGGCGCACCGCGCTACCCTCGATACGTTTGAACAAGCCCGCCGCCAGCTGCTGCCCGAGCTGGATGCGGCCCAGGATGAGGCCGATATGGTGCTGCCCCTCACCAAATTTTTGAACGCGGTAGGCTTTGCGGGCTACTACATCAACTCACACAAGAAGCGCGACCTGGTGATGCGCACCGGCCCCCAGGCCACCGACCCGTTTGGGGTACTGTTCGAGCTGAAGCACCAGAAAAACAAGGCCGAGATGGTGCAGCCCGGCAACCTCAACCGCAAGGCCCTGCACGAGCTGCTGCTCTACTACTTTCAGGAGCGCACTTCGGAGCAGCAGCTGCCCGAGCTGCGCCAGCTTGTTATTACTTCTGGCTACGAGTGGTTTATCTTCGATGCCCACGAGTTTCACCGGGTGTTCTGGAAGTACCCCGAGCTGCGCCAGCAGTTCCAGAAGTTCAAGCAGGGCCAGACCACGGCCGGTGACACCAGCCACTTCTACCAGGACATTGCCCGGCCCCTGCTGGATAAGCTGGAAACCGAGGTAAAATTCACCTACTTCACCCTTGACCCCCGCGACGAGAAAGGCCAGCGCAAGGAGCTGGGTGAGCGGGGCCGGGTGTGGCTGAGCAAGGTATTCTCGGCGCCCCATCTGCTCAAGGAGCCCTTCGCCCAGGATGCCAACACCCTCAACCGGGCCTTTTACGAGGAGCTGCTCTACCTCATGGGCCTGGAGGAAATCAAGGACAAGGGCCGCAAGCTGATTCAGCGCTGCGCCCCCGAGCGGCAGCAGCGCGGCTCCCTGCTGGAAAACACGCTGGTGCAGCTGCGGGCCGAAGACATGCTGCGCAACCTGCCCGCTGACGAACTGAGCACCTACGGCGACACGCCCGAAGCCCAGGCCGAGGGCGTGGCCCTGGCCCTGTGCCTGACCTGGGTGAGCCGCCTGCTGTTTCTGAAGCTGCTGGAGGGGCAGTTGCGCCGCTACCACCAGCCCGGCCCCGACCAGCCCTTCCGCTTCCTCGACCCCCAGCAGCTCAAGGAGTACGACCTGCTTAACCGCCTGTTCTATCGCATCCTCAACCGGCCCACGCCGGAGCGCGAGCAGCCCGAGGCCGGCCTCTACCCCCACGTTCCCTACCTCAACTCCTCCCTCTTCGAGCCCTCGGCCCTAGAGCGCGTCACGCTGCGCATCTCGGGGCTCGATGATATGATTCCGCTACCCCTGCTGGGGAGCAAAGGCAAGGGCAAAGGCAGCCGCTCGGTGCTGCGCCAGGATGCCGCCGGCCTCCACCCCACGGCCCTCACCTACCTGCTGCGCTTTCTCGATGCCTACGACTTTGCCTCCGAGGGCTCCGAGGCGGTGCAGGACGACGAGCGGCCCCTGATTTCGGCGGCCGTGCTGGGCCTCATCTTCGAGAAGATTAACGGCTACCGCGACGGCTCCTTCTACACGCCCGGCTTCATTACCATGTACATGTGCCGCCACACCCTGCGCCGGGCCGTGGTGCGCCACTTCAATGAGCGCTACGGCTGGCAAGCCGACGACGTGAGCAGCCTGGCGGAACAAATAGCCGACGAAACCAAGCGCCGCCCCGAGTTCAGCCAGGCCTTTAACGAGCTGCGCGTGCTGGACCCCGCCGTGGGTTCGGGCCACTTCCTGGTGTCGGCGCTCAATGAGCTGCTAGCCATCAAGAGCGAGCTGGGTTTGCTGCTGGATGATGAGGGCAAGCGCCTGCGCTACCGCCTCACGGTGGCCCGCGACGAGCTGGCCGTAACTTCCGACGAGGACGACACCCTGTTTGAGTACCGCGCCACCTGGGACGAAACCGCCCAGACCCGCCGCGTGGGCCGCGAGCATACCCGCCTGCAAAGCGCCCTGTTCCGGGAAAAGCGCCACCTCATTGAGCACTGCCTCTACGGCGTGGACCTCAACCCCAACTCGGTGCGCATCTGTAGGCTGCGCCTCTGGATTGAGCTGCTCAAGCACGCCTACTACACCCCCGAAAGCCAGTTCCGGGAGCTGGAAACCCTGCCCAACCTGGAGCTGAACGTGCGCGCCGGCAACTCCCTCATCAGCCGCTACCCCCTGGGAGCCGACCTCACGGAGGTGTTCCGCAAAAAAGACTTCTCGCTGGCCGCTTACCGCCGGGCCGTGGGCGAGTTCTTCTCGGCCAGGGGCCGCGAGCAGAAACAGGTGCTCGAAGACTTCCTGCAGCGCCTCAAAGACCAGTTCCGGACCGATATTCAGCGCCACGACCCGCTGCTCAAGCGCATTACCCGCGCCAAGGAAGACCTGCTGCGGGCCGAGCTGGACCAGAAGCCCGACCTGTTCGGGAAGGCCCGCCTCTCGGCCGACGATGCCTGGGCCAAGCAAACCACCGCCCGCCTCAACCTGGAAAAGCTAGAGCAGGAGCGTCAGCAGCGCGAGCAGGGCACCCTGTTCCGCGACGCCTTTGAGTGGCGCTTCGAGTTTCCGGAGGTGCTGAACCCCGATGGCTCCTTCCGCGGCTTCGATGCCGTGCTGGGCAACCCGCCCTATGTTGCTCAGATTCAAGATAAACAAATAAAAGAAGCTCTTAAAAAGACCTTTGTTACATCACAGTACCAATTAGATCTATATGTAGCATTTATCGAAATGAGCGTCCGGCTTCTCAAAGGGGGCGGAATGATTAGTTTTATCACTCCAAATTCTTGGCTTAAGAATATGATGTTTAGCGAAGCCAGGAAATTTATATTAAATAATTTATCTATAAATGAGCTTGTTCCAAATTTACCTAACGTATTCACTGAAGCAAATGTAGATTCAGCAATTTTCATTGCAGAAAAGAACGCAACAATAGAGCCGCTTCAAGTGATACGATTTGAAAAAGGGCAATTCAACCAAGGTCACGTCGTAGATACAACACGTTTCCTTTCAAATGAAAGATATGTTTTTGATGTAGAGTCTGACAGCGACACTTCCGTTGTTTTAAATTCCATGAGGAAAGTAGCAGTCCAGCTGCAGGATTTATGTGACATCACGCGTGGCGTTAATTCATATGACAAAGCTCGTGGACAAACAGATGAAATTATTAAAAACCGTGGGTATCATGCTGATTTTAGAAAAGATTCAACTTACGTTCCTGAACTGAAAGGAAAACATATTAGACCTTTCAGCTATAAATGGGATGGTACAAGTTATATAAGCTACGGCACATGGTTAGCCGCGCCAAGAGAACCTAAGTTTTTTACCGGAAGCAGATTAATAATGAGACAGGTATTAGGAGATACTCTATTCTGTACAATCATTAAAGAAGATATGGTAATTGATCAAAGTGTGTTTATTGCAAAATTGAATACTAACACAAACAATAAATACAGCCTTGAATATATTCTTGGCGTTCTTGCCTCTCCAACATTAGCTTACTATTTTAAGCGTGCAGCTAATGAATTCGATGATTTGTTTCCAAAAATAAAAATCGGAGAATTCCGTGAACTCCCCATCCCCACCGCCACGGCGGAGCAGCAGGCGCCCATCGTGGCGCTGGTGGAGCAGGTGCTGGCCGCCAAAGCCGCCGATGCCACCGCCGATACTCAGCCCCTGGAGCAGCAGATTGATGCCCTGGTGGCCGCCCTCTACGGCCTCACGCCCGCCGAAACCGCCCTGCTCACGGCCTAG
- a CDS encoding lactonase family protein yields the protein MPQPFRSRRNFLLTLGAGLAGSALLAACTRAGLSASDQSYLVYVGTYGPQDQENILLYRLTPATGALTRVTGAKGGASPSFLTVDAGRRTLYAVNEVDNFQNTPNGGVSAFAIDAKTGGLTLLNQQASGGTIPCYISLDKQGKHALVANYGNGTVAALPLGEGGTLRAASSVDQHTGHGPHKNQTNPRGHCMLPDPAGKYCFAVDLGNDTVYGYTLAPGGQLQRLPTPAHQTKPGAGPRILTFHPSQPWAYLINELDSTMTALAYDASKGTFQEIQTLTTLPAGFTEWNACADVHVSSSGKFLYGSNRGHNSLVVYAIDPGSGRLTLVEHVMLPGKTPRSFTFDPSGRVVLVAHQQSDTVVTYFADARTGRLTPTGVSVPMTAPVCLQVYPDFLRG from the coding sequence ATGCCCCAACCCTTCCGCAGCCGCCGCAATTTTCTCCTCACCCTCGGTGCCGGTCTGGCGGGTAGCGCCCTGCTGGCCGCCTGCACCCGCGCGGGCCTGAGTGCCTCCGACCAATCGTACCTGGTGTACGTGGGCACCTATGGTCCTCAGGATCAGGAGAACATTCTGCTCTACCGCCTCACGCCAGCCACTGGAGCCCTCACGCGGGTTACGGGCGCGAAAGGCGGGGCCAGCCCGTCGTTTTTGACGGTAGATGCCGGCCGCCGCACCCTGTATGCCGTGAACGAGGTAGATAATTTCCAGAACACGCCCAACGGCGGCGTCAGCGCCTTTGCCATCGATGCCAAAACCGGCGGCCTCACGCTGCTGAACCAGCAGGCTTCGGGCGGCACCATCCCCTGCTACATCAGCCTGGATAAACAGGGAAAGCACGCGCTGGTAGCCAACTACGGCAACGGCACCGTGGCCGCCCTACCCCTCGGCGAGGGCGGAACCCTGCGGGCCGCATCGTCGGTAGATCAGCACACGGGCCACGGTCCGCACAAAAACCAAACGAATCCGCGCGGCCACTGCATGCTCCCCGACCCGGCCGGCAAGTACTGCTTTGCCGTGGATTTGGGCAACGACACCGTGTACGGCTACACCCTGGCCCCCGGCGGCCAGCTGCAGCGCCTCCCTACCCCGGCCCACCAGACCAAGCCCGGTGCCGGGCCGCGCATCCTTACCTTCCACCCCAGCCAGCCCTGGGCCTACCTCATCAACGAGCTGGACTCCACAATGACAGCCCTGGCCTACGACGCCAGCAAGGGTACTTTCCAGGAAATCCAGACCCTGACGACCCTGCCCGCTGGCTTCACCGAGTGGAATGCCTGCGCCGACGTGCACGTGTCGTCCAGCGGCAAGTTCCTGTACGGCTCCAACCGCGGGCACAACAGCCTGGTGGTGTACGCCATTGACCCCGGCAGCGGCCGCCTCACGCTGGTAGAGCACGTGATGCTACCCGGCAAAACCCCGCGCAGCTTCACCTTCGACCCCAGCGGGCGGGTAGTGTTGGTAGCCCATCAGCAGTCCGATACGGTGGTTACCTACTTCGCCGATGCCCGCACCGGCCGCCTCACCCCCACCGGCGTGAGCGTGCCCATGACGGCTCCCGTGTGCCTGCAGGTGTACCCCGATTTTCTGCGAGGCTAA
- a CDS encoding carboxylesterase/lipase family protein has translation MTCFSSHRSYRRVLWVVLLSLAPGVGMLSAQSRGNAPVVKTKQGKVQGVQEGWLRVFRGIPYAQPPVGSLRFRPPQLIKRYGSTVVATQFSSRATQTGGPTGVQGSEDCLYLNVWAPAAAKRRPVVVWMHGGAFTGGAGQDNDSWTFAAQDTVVAVSINYRLGSLGFLHLGSQLGPDYAQAGNCGLLDAVAALRWVHQNIAAFGGDPERVTIMGESAGAKLVGGLLVAPAAQGLFQQAILESGAVQAVRDTATAASVTRQLLQELNTTDARALLRLPADSLVRAQGRFANGSGGLQVFGPVLDGHTITAPPAEYLRQARPVRVLLGSNLTEARLFSGPGSVLHQPSEEALRLTFGPANSPFVWRAYQQQRRQEPDEAAWNIVLTDYLYRLATYRLANQLAAQGTPTWLYRFDYTDARTQPTHAQELAFVWNAPEGSSAAATAATTPGAPSKASNPALAAAMHAHWARFIKTGLPGPTWPRYTPARREVMIFNANSQPESVLTPYEDPAFPVQGYRR, from the coding sequence ATGACGTGCTTCTCTAGCCATCGTTCCTACCGTCGGGTGTTGTGGGTGGTGCTTTTGAGCCTGGCGCCAGGCGTTGGCATGCTATCGGCCCAGAGCCGAGGCAACGCGCCGGTGGTGAAAACCAAGCAAGGTAAGGTTCAGGGCGTGCAGGAGGGGTGGCTGCGGGTATTCCGCGGGATTCCGTACGCGCAGCCGCCGGTGGGGTCGTTGCGGTTTCGGCCGCCCCAACTCATCAAGCGCTACGGCAGCACCGTTGTGGCCACGCAGTTCAGTAGCCGGGCCACCCAAACGGGCGGGCCCACGGGCGTGCAGGGCTCCGAGGACTGCCTGTACCTGAACGTGTGGGCGCCAGCTGCAGCTAAGCGGCGGCCGGTGGTAGTGTGGATGCACGGCGGGGCCTTTACCGGCGGCGCAGGGCAGGACAACGACTCCTGGACCTTTGCCGCGCAGGATACCGTAGTGGCCGTGAGCATCAACTACCGCCTGGGCAGCCTGGGCTTTCTGCACCTCGGCAGCCAGCTGGGGCCCGACTACGCCCAGGCCGGCAACTGCGGCCTGCTCGATGCCGTGGCGGCCCTGCGCTGGGTGCACCAGAACATTGCCGCCTTCGGGGGCGACCCTGAGCGGGTAACCATCATGGGCGAGTCGGCGGGAGCGAAGCTGGTGGGTGGCCTGCTGGTGGCGCCCGCCGCCCAGGGCTTGTTTCAGCAGGCCATTCTGGAAAGCGGCGCCGTGCAGGCCGTCCGCGACACGGCCACGGCCGCCAGCGTAACCCGGCAGCTGCTGCAGGAGCTGAACACCACCGATGCCCGCGCCCTGCTCCGCCTGCCCGCCGACTCGCTGGTGCGGGCCCAGGGCCGCTTCGCCAATGGGTCGGGGGGGCTGCAGGTGTTCGGGCCGGTTTTGGATGGGCACACCATCACGGCCCCGCCCGCGGAGTATCTGCGCCAGGCGCGGCCGGTGCGGGTGCTGCTAGGGTCTAACCTGACGGAAGCCCGCCTGTTTAGTGGGCCTGGCTCAGTACTGCATCAGCCCAGCGAAGAGGCCCTGCGTCTCACCTTCGGCCCCGCCAACAGCCCATTCGTGTGGCGGGCCTACCAACAGCAGCGCCGCCAGGAACCCGACGAAGCCGCCTGGAACATTGTTCTGACCGATTACCTCTACCGCCTGGCCACCTACCGCCTGGCTAACCAGCTGGCGGCGCAGGGCACGCCCACCTGGCTCTACCGTTTCGATTACACCGATGCCCGCACCCAGCCTACGCACGCCCAGGAGCTGGCTTTCGTGTGGAATGCCCCGGAGGGCAGCTCCGCCGCGGCCACGGCGGCCACTACCCCCGGTGCCCCCAGCAAGGCCTCTAACCCCGCGCTGGCCGCGGCCATGCACGCACACTGGGCCCGCTTCATCAAGACCGGGCTGCCCGGCCCCACTTGGCCGCGCTACACCCCGGCGCGGCGCGAAGTCATGATTTTCAACGCCAACAGCCAGCCGGAATCCGTGCTGACTCCCTACGAAGACCCAGCCTTCCCGGTGCAGGGCTACCGCCGGTAA